A section of the Bradyrhizobium oligotrophicum S58 genome encodes:
- a CDS encoding DUF1489 family protein — MPLHLIKLAVGCESVKELKEWIAERMLTAKKKGLPQQHVHVTRMMPKRLEDILAGGSLYWVIRGEVAAREKIVGIEPFRDGDGIGRCRIIMQPKVIAVSPRPMRPFQGWRYLTADDAPADLGKSSAASVEAMPEPLRRELRDLGLL; from the coding sequence ATGCCTCTGCATCTGATCAAGCTGGCCGTCGGCTGCGAGTCGGTCAAAGAACTCAAGGAATGGATCGCCGAGCGCATGCTGACGGCGAAGAAGAAGGGCCTGCCGCAGCAACACGTCCATGTCACGCGGATGATGCCGAAACGGCTCGAGGACATCCTCGCCGGCGGCTCGCTGTACTGGGTGATTCGCGGCGAGGTCGCCGCGCGCGAGAAGATCGTCGGCATCGAGCCGTTCCGCGATGGCGATGGGATCGGGCGGTGCCGCATCATCATGCAGCCGAAGGTGATCGCGGTATCGCCGCGGCCGATGCGTCCGTTCCAGGGGTGGCGCTATCTGACGGCCGACGACGCCCCGGCCGATCTCGGCAAGTCCAGTGCCGCGAGCGTCGAGGCCATGCCTGAACCGCTGCGGCGCGAGCTGCGGGATCTCGGGTTGCTGTAG
- a CDS encoding YidB family protein: MGLFDTLRNSPALQGALGQLEAAVLPAVLSEVLGQGGQGGLGAIVAKLEQAGFGAQVKSWLGNGQNLPISAEQLQEVLGSDVVKQLAARFNVPVDQLSKILAEQLPLAVDHASPDGKLPHSA; this comes from the coding sequence ATGGGCCTGTTCGATACTCTGCGCAACTCACCGGCGCTTCAGGGCGCCCTGGGGCAGCTCGAAGCTGCCGTACTGCCGGCGGTGCTCAGCGAGGTGCTCGGTCAGGGCGGGCAGGGCGGCCTGGGTGCCATCGTGGCGAAGCTGGAGCAGGCCGGCTTTGGTGCGCAGGTCAAATCCTGGCTCGGCAACGGCCAGAACCTGCCGATCTCGGCCGAACAGCTGCAGGAGGTGCTCGGGAGCGATGTCGTCAAGCAGCTCGCCGCGCGCTTCAACGTGCCGGTGGATCAGCTTTCGAAAATACTCGCCGAACAGCTGCCGCTGGCGGTGGATCACGCGAGCCCGGACGGCAAGCTGCCGCATTCCGCCTGA
- a CDS encoding alpha/beta fold hydrolase, with translation MKRGITVLVSVSILAAVGYFTASKWAIRHETIRFHDASRDNRLVEVAVAVRRDKEMQAEAGMIKLPVAILNHGNTVKFTEYSFLANVLAARGYMAVSIQHDLPTDAPMVTKVGEPYVGRLPQIQRGVANIRFAVEQMRQLQPNADYDHLTMVGHSMGGDISMYFAKQYPDDVRKVVTLDNLRVPFVTDGKFKILSFRSKDPHFKTDPGVIPSDDVCEKEGITVVNTDFQHNDMRDTGPDDAKSSIQAMLDKFLADSDSASDIGPVQTKTPLLDPGPVAPYAPVGKTMTPAKPLTH, from the coding sequence ATGAAGCGTGGAATAACCGTTCTTGTGTCTGTCAGCATCCTGGCGGCCGTCGGCTACTTCACTGCGAGCAAGTGGGCGATCCGGCACGAGACCATCAGGTTCCATGATGCTTCCCGCGACAACCGTCTGGTGGAAGTCGCCGTGGCGGTTCGGCGCGACAAGGAAATGCAGGCCGAAGCTGGTATGATCAAGCTGCCGGTCGCGATCCTCAATCATGGTAATACCGTCAAGTTCACCGAATATTCCTTCCTGGCCAACGTCCTCGCTGCGCGCGGCTACATGGCGGTCAGCATCCAGCATGACCTTCCGACCGATGCGCCGATGGTGACCAAGGTCGGCGAGCCCTATGTCGGCCGGCTGCCGCAGATTCAGCGCGGCGTCGCCAACATCCGCTTCGCCGTGGAGCAGATGCGCCAGCTGCAGCCGAATGCGGACTACGACCATCTGACGATGGTCGGCCATTCGATGGGTGGCGACATCTCGATGTATTTCGCCAAGCAGTACCCCGACGACGTCCGCAAGGTGGTGACGCTGGACAATCTGCGCGTTCCGTTCGTGACCGACGGCAAGTTCAAGATCCTGTCGTTCCGCTCCAAGGACCCGCATTTCAAGACCGACCCGGGCGTGATCCCGAGCGATGACGTCTGCGAAAAAGAAGGCATCACGGTCGTCAACACGGACTTCCAGCACAACGACATGCGCGACACGGGTCCGGACGATGCAAAGTCATCCATCCAGGCCATGCTCGACAAATTCCTGGCCGATAGCGACAGCGCCAGCGACATTGGCCCGGTTCAGACCAAGACCCCGCTGCTCGATCCGGGTCCGGTCGCGCCTTACGCGCCGGTCGGCAAGACGATGACGCCGGCCAAGCCGCTGACGCATTGA
- the panC gene encoding pantoate--beta-alanine ligase — protein MSRSPRIARTVSALRRELDSLRARKASIALVPTMGALHEGHISLVRLAKRRADKVVVSIFVNPTQFAPTEDFGSYPRTWKDDVAKLTAERVDLIWHPDAKAMYPDGFATRIVPEGAALAGLEDRFRPHFFGGVATVVAKLFTQCRPDVAIFGEKDYQQLRVVTQMARDLDLGVRVVGSRTVRERDGLAMSSRNVYLSADERRAAPTLHRVLKQLATRLRAGDDIKPAVRAGAAEITEAGFALDYLEVRHAETLAPLGPNESGPKRILVAAKIGTTRLIDNVAA, from the coding sequence ATGTCACGAAGCCCGCGTATCGCCCGCACCGTCTCCGCCCTCCGCCGCGAGCTCGACAGCTTGCGCGCGAGAAAGGCCAGCATCGCGCTCGTGCCCACCATGGGCGCGCTGCATGAAGGCCACATCTCGCTCGTTCGACTGGCGAAGCGCCGTGCCGACAAGGTGGTGGTCTCGATCTTCGTCAACCCGACTCAGTTCGCGCCGACGGAAGATTTCGGCTCTTACCCGCGTACCTGGAAGGACGATGTTGCAAAGCTGACGGCCGAGCGCGTCGATCTGATCTGGCACCCCGACGCGAAGGCGATGTATCCGGACGGCTTCGCGACGCGGATCGTGCCGGAAGGCGCGGCGCTCGCCGGGTTGGAGGATCGCTTCCGTCCGCATTTCTTCGGCGGTGTCGCGACCGTGGTCGCCAAGCTGTTCACGCAATGCCGGCCCGACGTCGCGATCTTCGGCGAGAAGGATTATCAGCAGCTCCGCGTGGTCACGCAGATGGCGCGCGACCTCGACCTCGGCGTTCGCGTCGTCGGCTCCCGTACGGTGCGCGAACGCGACGGCCTCGCGATGTCCTCGCGCAATGTCTATCTCAGTGCGGACGAACGGCGCGCCGCTCCGACGCTGCACCGTGTGCTGAAGCAGCTGGCGACACGCCTGCGCGCCGGCGACGACATCAAGCCCGCAGTCCGCGCAGGAGCCGCCGAGATCACCGAGGCCGGCTTCGCATTGGATTATCTCGAGGTGCGCCACGCCGAGACCCTGGCGCCACTCGGCCCGAACGAGTCCGGGCCAAAGCGCATCCTCGTCGCCGCCAAGATCGGAACGACGCGGCTGATCGACAACGTCGCCGCGTGA
- a CDS encoding division plane positioning ATPase MipZ yields the protein MLVQTSQGQSGSAHVVVLGNEKGGSGKSTTALHIAVALLKAGQRVATIDLDCRQQSFTHYINNRSAWARRTGLRLELPTHYCIQLGQTLQIDENENTEFQQFMEAVSAVERTFDFIVIDTPGNDSYLMRLAHSMADTLVTPINDSFLDFDVLGTVDAATYAVTGESHYAEMVRDVRRKRRQVDGAMTDWIVVRNRLSMLGSRNKQLVADGLKDLSLRLGFRAIDGFAERVVYREFFPRGLTALDDIDEATLGTRPNLGHVTAREEVTSLLRQLKLPLDERGRRRAANRAEWFAQVDKPLDLHDIISA from the coding sequence ATGCTGGTGCAGACTAGCCAAGGACAATCGGGCTCGGCCCACGTGGTTGTGCTTGGAAACGAAAAGGGCGGGTCGGGCAAGTCGACCACCGCCCTGCACATTGCCGTGGCGCTTCTGAAGGCCGGCCAGCGCGTCGCCACCATCGACCTCGACTGCCGCCAGCAGAGCTTCACCCACTACATCAACAACCGCAGCGCCTGGGCGCGCCGCACCGGCCTGCGTCTCGAGCTGCCGACGCACTATTGCATCCAGCTCGGCCAGACCTTGCAGATCGACGAGAACGAGAACACCGAGTTCCAGCAGTTCATGGAAGCGGTGAGCGCGGTCGAGCGGACGTTCGACTTCATCGTCATCGATACGCCCGGCAACGACAGCTACCTGATGCGCCTGGCGCATTCGATGGCCGACACGCTGGTCACCCCGATCAACGACAGCTTCCTCGATTTCGACGTGCTGGGAACGGTCGATGCCGCAACCTATGCGGTGACCGGGGAGAGCCACTACGCCGAGATGGTGCGCGACGTCAGGCGCAAGCGCCGTCAGGTCGACGGGGCCATGACCGACTGGATCGTGGTCCGCAACCGCCTCTCCATGCTCGGTTCGCGCAACAAGCAGCTGGTCGCGGACGGGCTGAAGGACCTGTCGCTGCGGCTCGGCTTCCGCGCCATCGACGGCTTTGCCGAGCGCGTCGTCTATCGCGAGTTCTTTCCGCGCGGACTGACGGCCCTCGACGACATCGACGAGGCCACCTTGGGCACGCGCCCCAATCTCGGCCACGTCACGGCGCGTGAGGAAGTCACGAGCCTGCTGCGCCAGCTCAAGCTGCCGCTGGATGAGCGTGGCCGCCGTCGCGCCGCCAACCGCGCCGAGTGGTTCGCCCAGGTCGACAAGCCGCTCGACCTGCACGACATCATCAGCGCCTGA
- a CDS encoding DnaJ domain-containing protein: MTLIAGAVAVITLYLLLQMFRNANPAALARAIKFAGGIGCLAVAAFTGLRGELVVAIPIGLFGAGLLGWSPGGLGNVGSIFGLGGQRSAGPNSRVRSPLIEMMLDHDSGQVQGRFVAGTHAGRSLDEFDLPQLAAIMPSLDAESLALLETYLDRRFPAWRQHAERDAAGGQRRTASSSKMTEEEAYQILGLQPGAGRDEIGRAHRALMKKLHPDQGGSTYLAARVNEAKDTLLRTHHG; the protein is encoded by the coding sequence ATGACACTGATCGCTGGCGCCGTCGCCGTCATCACCCTCTATCTGTTGCTGCAGATGTTCCGGAACGCGAATCCAGCGGCGCTGGCGCGTGCGATCAAGTTCGCCGGGGGCATCGGCTGTCTTGCGGTTGCGGCCTTCACCGGGCTCCGCGGCGAGCTGGTGGTCGCAATCCCGATCGGACTGTTCGGGGCAGGGCTGCTGGGCTGGTCGCCGGGCGGGCTGGGCAATGTCGGCAGCATCTTCGGTCTCGGCGGACAGCGATCGGCCGGTCCGAACTCGCGGGTGCGCTCGCCCTTGATCGAGATGATGCTCGACCATGACAGCGGCCAGGTCCAGGGCCGCTTCGTCGCCGGCACCCATGCCGGCCGGTCGCTCGACGAGTTCGACCTGCCGCAGCTCGCGGCGATCATGCCGAGCCTCGATGCCGAGAGCCTCGCGCTACTTGAAACTTATCTGGACCGCCGGTTTCCCGCTTGGCGTCAGCACGCGGAGCGCGATGCGGCAGGCGGGCAGCGCCGCACGGCGTCGAGCTCCAAAATGACGGAAGAGGAGGCCTATCAGATCCTTGGCCTGCAGCCTGGCGCGGGGCGCGACGAGATCGGGCGAGCTCACCGTGCGCTCATGAAGAAACTGCATCCCGACCAAGGGGGGTCGACGTACCTCGCCGCCCGGGTGAACGAGGCCAAGGATACTCTGCTTCGTACGCATCACGGCTAA